From Rutidosis leptorrhynchoides isolate AG116_Rl617_1_P2 unplaced genomic scaffold, CSIRO_AGI_Rlap_v1 contig184, whole genome shotgun sequence, the proteins below share one genomic window:
- the LOC139881705 gene encoding LOW QUALITY PROTEIN: U3 snoRNP-associated protein-like EMB2271 (The sequence of the model RefSeq protein was modified relative to this genomic sequence to represent the inferred CDS: inserted 1 base in 1 codon) translates to MAPPAKRKGGAPPPPRGFKKGNKASIDEDPFFKSESKKKRKTGNDDIIPSSDSEAEDDYSGGGRGGGGEEEEEEEGEMEDLETADEKRNRIAKEYVEKIKSLVRTEQEDEDEEDEGRRNDKEGEMDSLVAKILHKEQMEDSGRARRAIATRIQKPETGDEFRVLVKHRQSVTAVALSHDDVKGFSASKDGTILHWDVDSGKGGKYTWPSDEVLKSHGXKDPQGRATKHSKQILGLAVSPDGRYLASGGLDRHVHLWDTRTGEHVQAFPGHRGPVSCLTFRQGSSELFSGSFDRSVKIWNIEDRAYISTLFGHQSEVLSIDCLRKERVLTVARDRTMQLFKVPEESRLIFRAPASSLECCCFISNDDYLSGSDDGSLELWGVQKKKPVYIVKNAHALLNSDNTNTQILNGHIENGDHGTGNYNSASVYSWVSSTAVCRGSDLVASGSGNGVVRLWAVESEKRVIRPLYYLPLVGFINSLAFAKSGEFLVAGVGQEPRLGRWGRLPAARNGVAIQRLKLSED, encoded by the exons ATGGCGCCGCCAGCTAAGAGAAAGGGAGGGGCTCCTCCTCCTCCGAGAGGTTTCAAAAAGGGAAATAAAGCTTCAATTGACGAAGACCCATTTTTCAAATCGGAATCGAAGAAGAAGCGAAAGACAGGTAACGACGACATCATCCCGTCGTCGGATTCAGAAGCGGAGGATGATTACAGTGGCGGAGGAAGAGGTGGCGgcggggaagaagaagaagaagaggagggtGAGATGGAGGATTTGGAGACGGCGGACGAGAAGCGGAATAGAATAGCTAAAGAATATGTTGAGAAGATCAAGTCACTTGTGAGAACAGAGCAGGAAGAtgaggatgaagaagatgaagggaGAAGGAATGATAAGGAAGGAGAGATGGATTCTCTAGTGGCTAAGATTTTGCATAAAGAGCAGATGGAAGATAGTGGTAGAGCTAGACGAGCTATTGCAACCAG GATTCAAAAACCGGAAACTGGAGATGAATTCCGTGTTCTGGTGAAGCATCGACAATCTGTTACTGCTGTAGCTCTCTCTCATGATGATGTAAAGGGATTTTCAGCTTCCAAAGATGGAACTATTTTGCATTGGGATGTTGATAGTGGTAAAGGTGGAAAATACACATGGCCTAGTGATGAAGTGTTGAAGTCACATG CAAAAGACCCACAAGGTCGAGCTACAAAGCACAGTAAACAAATTCTTGGGTTGGCTGTAAGCCCTGATGGTCGTTATTTGGCTAGTGGAGGCTTAGACCGTCATGTTCATTTGTGGGATACCCGTACCGGAGAGCATGTTCAG GCATTTCCAGGTCATAGAGGACCAGTCTCTTGTTTAACTTTTAGGCAAGGAAGTTCGGAACTTTTTTCTGGTTCATTTGATCGATCAGTGAAGATATGGAATATAGAAGATAGAGCTTACATAAGCACATTATTCGGTCACCAAAGTGAAGTATTATCAATTGATTGTCTACGAAAAGAACGGGTTTTGACTGTTGCACGTGACAGGACTATGCAGTTATTTAAG GTTCCTGAAGAGTCGCGGTTGATTTTCCGTGCTCCTGCATCTTCTCTAGAATGTTGTTGTTTCATCAGTAATGATGATTACCTGTCCGGCTCAGATGATGGAAGTCTTGAGCTTTGGGGTGTACAGAAGAAGAAGCCTGTATATATTGTTAAGAATGCTCATGCTCTGTTGAATTCAGACAACACTAATACACAAATCCTAAATGGTCATATAG AAAATGGTGACCATGGTACTGGAAACTACAACTCTGCATCAGTATATTCTTGGGTTAGTTCAACTGCTGTTTGTAGAGGCAGTGATCTTGTTGCTTCAGGATCTGGAAACGGTGTTGTCCGTTTATGGGCTGTAGAAAGTGAAAAGAGAGTCATTCGACCTCTGTATTACCTTCCTTTG GTTGGCTTTATAAATTCGCTGGCTTTCGCAAAGTCCGGAGAGTTTCTTGTTGCTGGAGTTGGACAG GAACCTCGTCTAGGCAGATGGGGGCGCCTTCCAGCAGCACGTAATGGAGTAGCAATTCAGCGGCTTAAGCTCTCAGAAGATTAG